In one Bordetella pertussis 18323 genomic region, the following are encoded:
- the bopN gene encoding SctW family type III secretion system gatekeeper subunit BopN — MTRIDAAPNPFHAAMQGRHDASANTSSGWLQGQRIAPAPTGISLADAAEELSLHMAQAAEEKHHSERKVTAERPMLWLDAAQLAELFSHTHDPDAQAKLEALTAELLRGRGAPMQLAAQAFPGVTQQYLALQHALQRGEHEDAAPHALEALRDALADLELAHGPEIRAGINTLPTAGAFARSADELAGFQHAYRDIALGQLSLARTLDLVLERYGNDDIHGALGALIQALGHDLAAATPSTDGVRLQVLASDLYQVEVAATVLEECNALKQRLGNAGSQECADAQGLMRDLVGISEDKWIAPARFEKLAERHGANALSERIAFLGGVRQILKDLPTQIYADMDVRATVLAAAQDTLDNAIAMENA; from the coding sequence ATGACTCGTATCGATGCCGCCCCCAATCCCTTCCACGCCGCCATGCAGGGGCGCCACGACGCCTCGGCCAACACCTCCTCCGGCTGGCTGCAAGGCCAGCGCATCGCACCGGCGCCCACCGGCATATCGCTGGCGGACGCGGCCGAGGAGCTCAGCCTGCACATGGCGCAGGCTGCCGAGGAAAAGCATCACTCCGAACGCAAGGTCACGGCCGAACGTCCGATGCTCTGGCTGGACGCGGCGCAGCTTGCGGAACTGTTTTCCCACACCCACGACCCCGACGCGCAGGCAAAACTGGAAGCCCTGACCGCCGAGCTGCTGCGCGGCCGGGGCGCCCCCATGCAGCTGGCCGCGCAAGCGTTTCCCGGTGTCACGCAGCAATACCTCGCGCTGCAGCACGCGCTGCAGCGCGGCGAGCACGAGGACGCCGCGCCGCACGCGCTCGAAGCCCTGCGCGATGCATTGGCCGACCTGGAGCTCGCCCATGGCCCCGAAATCCGCGCCGGCATCAACACCCTGCCCACGGCCGGCGCATTCGCGCGTTCCGCTGACGAGCTGGCCGGCTTCCAGCACGCGTACCGCGACATCGCCCTGGGCCAGCTGTCGTTGGCGCGCACGCTGGACCTGGTGCTGGAACGCTATGGGAACGACGACATCCACGGCGCGCTGGGCGCGCTGATTCAGGCGCTGGGACACGACCTGGCCGCGGCGACACCGTCGACGGACGGCGTCAGGCTGCAAGTGTTGGCGAGCGATCTCTATCAAGTCGAGGTGGCCGCCACGGTACTGGAGGAATGCAATGCCCTGAAACAACGGTTGGGCAACGCAGGCTCGCAGGAGTGTGCGGACGCCCAGGGCCTGATGCGCGATCTTGTGGGAATCAGCGAGGACAAATGGATTGCGCCCGCGCGCTTCGAGAAGCTGGCCGAGCGCCACGGCGCGAATGCCCTCTCCGAGCGCATCGCATTCCTCGGTGGCGTACGCCAGATTCTCAAAGACCTGCCCACGCAGATCTACGCCGACATGGACGTGCGCGCCACCGTCCTGGCGGCCGCGCAGGACACGCTGGACAACGCGATAGCAATGGAGAACGCATGA
- the bscE gene encoding type III secretion system protein BscE, whose protein sequence is MSTSVLALTELEVRLASPGGSALRDTLLSQLGELETRLRVRLHDGVGRDTYPVWRDALAAATAARQVLLQRPTGPDNPPASVLTRLSNEQCAEGDKHGH, encoded by the coding sequence ATGAGTACATCTGTTCTAGCCCTGACCGAACTGGAAGTGCGCCTGGCATCGCCGGGCGGTTCCGCCTTGCGCGACACCTTGCTGTCGCAGCTTGGCGAACTGGAGACACGTTTGCGCGTCCGCCTGCACGATGGCGTGGGGCGCGACACCTATCCCGTATGGCGCGACGCGCTGGCGGCCGCCACCGCGGCCCGGCAGGTATTGCTGCAGCGCCCGACCGGGCCGGACAACCCTCCGGCGTCAGTCTTGACGCGCCTGAGCAATGAACAATGCGCCGAAGGAGACAAGCATGGCCATTAA
- the bcr4 gene encoding type III secretion system protein Bcr4, whose product MHSDSGSDSGSDSGSGSPMVSSIHPSEPIQPMEHVLEEADARLLTEVGFLAAAVSDLTRADAIFNALQRVRPGRTHPCIGLAVARMNAGLPDEAAEILANFQPAQPEDRSELDAWCGFALLLAGRSDEARRMLQRAIDAGGEAARLAQVVLDSGPAMMRPAPLQSEPLPGAPG is encoded by the coding sequence ATGCACTCAGACTCAGGTTCAGATTCAGGCTCAGACTCAGGCTCAGGCTCACCCATGGTCTCGTCGATACATCCATCGGAACCGATACAGCCGATGGAGCATGTGCTCGAGGAGGCCGACGCCCGCCTGCTTACCGAAGTGGGTTTTCTGGCGGCGGCCGTCAGCGATCTGACGCGCGCGGACGCCATTTTCAATGCATTGCAACGTGTACGGCCGGGCCGGACGCATCCCTGCATCGGCCTGGCGGTCGCCCGCATGAACGCCGGGCTGCCCGACGAAGCCGCCGAGATCCTGGCGAATTTCCAGCCGGCACAGCCGGAGGACCGCTCGGAACTGGACGCCTGGTGCGGGTTCGCTCTGTTGCTGGCTGGCCGCTCGGACGAGGCGCGCCGCATGCTGCAGCGAGCCATCGATGCGGGTGGCGAGGCGGCAAGGCTGGCGCAGGTCGTGTTGGACAGCGGACCCGCCATGATGCGGCCCGCGCCGTTGCAGTCCGAGCCATTACCTGGAGCTCCTGGATGA
- the bcrH1 gene encoding SycD/LcrH family type III secretion system chaperone BcrH1 — protein sequence MPKSADQGGSPASASHEALRHILDAGASMGGLQGLDEAQQQALYAIGHGAYEQGRYADALKMFCLLVACDPLEARYLLALGAAAQELGLYEHALQQYAAAAALQLDSPRPLLHGAECLYALGRRRDALDTLDMVLELCGSPERAALRERAELLRRSYARAD from the coding sequence ATGCCAAAGTCAGCCGACCAGGGCGGCTCCCCGGCGTCAGCTTCGCATGAGGCGTTGCGCCATATTCTCGACGCAGGCGCTTCGATGGGGGGCTTGCAGGGGTTGGACGAGGCGCAGCAGCAGGCGTTGTACGCGATCGGTCATGGCGCCTACGAACAGGGGCGCTATGCCGACGCGTTGAAAATGTTCTGCCTGCTGGTCGCGTGCGATCCGCTGGAAGCCCGTTATCTGCTGGCCCTGGGCGCCGCGGCCCAGGAGCTGGGGCTGTACGAGCATGCCTTGCAGCAATACGCGGCCGCGGCGGCTTTGCAGTTGGACTCCCCCAGGCCCCTGTTGCATGGCGCCGAGTGCCTGTATGCGTTGGGTCGTCGCCGCGACGCCCTGGATACGCTCGACATGGTGCTTGAGTTGTGCGGCTCGCCGGAGCGTGCGGCCCTGCGCGAACGGGCCGAGTTGCTGCGCAGGAGCTATGCACGTGCCGACTGA
- the bopB gene encoding type III secretion system translocon subunit BopB: protein MRMTVMSTTISTAPSGAALAPSRIDMRAPEPGSAGEGAGILASVTTLALAAGRPALPASPSLRTAPVLDPPVRDLSPADLADLLRVLRSRAVDGQLATARENLQDAQVKTKQNTQAQLDKLDAWFRKAEDAESKGWLSKVFGWIGKVLAVVASALAVGFAAVASVATGAAATPMLVLSGMALVSAVTSLADQISREAGGPPISLGGFLSGLAGRLLTALGVDQSQADQIAKIVAGLAVPAVLLIEPQMLGEMAEGVARLAGAGDATAGYIAMAMSIVAAIAVAAINAAGTAGAGSASAIRGAWDRAAAVATQVLQGGTAVAQGGVGVSMAVDRKQADLLVADKADLAASLTKLRAAMEREADDIKKILAQFDAAYHMIAQMISDMASTHSQVSANLGRRQAV, encoded by the coding sequence TTGAGGATGACCGTCATGAGTACGACCATATCCACAGCCCCGAGCGGCGCCGCGCTTGCGCCGTCTCGCATAGATATGCGGGCGCCGGAGCCCGGGAGTGCCGGCGAAGGCGCCGGTATCCTGGCGTCGGTGACGACGCTGGCTCTGGCGGCGGGCCGGCCGGCTTTGCCAGCGTCACCGTCGCTGCGCACCGCGCCCGTCCTGGATCCGCCAGTGCGCGATCTCAGCCCCGCCGACTTGGCCGACCTGCTGCGCGTCTTGCGATCCAGGGCGGTGGACGGGCAGTTGGCCACGGCGCGCGAGAACCTGCAGGATGCGCAAGTCAAGACGAAGCAGAACACCCAGGCCCAGCTCGACAAGCTGGACGCATGGTTTCGGAAGGCTGAGGACGCCGAGAGCAAGGGCTGGCTGAGCAAGGTGTTCGGCTGGATCGGGAAGGTGCTGGCGGTCGTGGCATCGGCCCTGGCTGTGGGCTTTGCTGCCGTCGCCAGCGTGGCCACCGGCGCGGCGGCCACGCCCATGCTGGTGCTCAGCGGCATGGCATTGGTCAGCGCCGTGACATCGCTGGCCGACCAGATATCGCGAGAGGCGGGAGGGCCGCCTATCAGCCTGGGCGGGTTTCTCTCCGGGCTGGCCGGACGTCTGCTGACAGCGTTGGGGGTGGATCAGTCGCAGGCCGACCAAATTGCCAAGATCGTCGCCGGCCTGGCCGTGCCCGCCGTCTTGCTGATCGAACCCCAGATGCTGGGCGAAATGGCCGAAGGCGTGGCCAGGCTGGCGGGCGCCGGCGATGCCACCGCGGGATACATAGCCATGGCGATGTCCATCGTGGCGGCGATCGCGGTCGCCGCGATCAATGCCGCCGGTACGGCCGGCGCGGGCAGCGCCTCGGCGATCAGGGGTGCCTGGGATCGGGCCGCCGCGGTAGCCACCCAGGTCCTTCAGGGGGGTACGGCAGTGGCGCAAGGCGGCGTCGGCGTGTCGATGGCAGTCGATCGCAAACAGGCCGATCTCCTGGTCGCCGACAAGGCGGATCTGGCGGCGAGCCTGACAAAACTGCGGGCGGCCATGGAGCGTGAGGCGGACGATATCAAGAAGATCCTGGCTCAATTCGACGCGGCCTATCACATGATCGCGCAGATGATCAGCGACATGGCGAGCACGCACAGCCAGGTCAGCGCCAACCTCGGACGGCGCCAGGCGGTGTAG
- the bcrH2 gene encoding SycD/LcrH family type III secretion system chaperone BcrH2: MTVHDDAAAALRARLDALPGSRRLTAEQLEVIYAMAYAHVARCEYGKALPIFAFLAQYGPTRKHYWAGLALCLQKTDRPDEARNIYALILTLYPDSADAVLRTAECELALGENERAQAALFGAIAIDAESGQPGPVSHRARALLDLISVSHPE, translated from the coding sequence ATGACTGTTCATGACGACGCGGCCGCGGCGCTGCGCGCCCGGCTGGATGCGTTGCCGGGCAGCCGGCGCCTGACAGCCGAGCAATTGGAAGTGATTTACGCGATGGCGTATGCGCACGTCGCCAGGTGCGAGTACGGCAAGGCGCTGCCCATTTTCGCCTTCCTCGCGCAGTACGGCCCCACGCGCAAGCACTACTGGGCCGGCCTGGCGCTATGCCTGCAGAAGACCGACCGTCCCGACGAGGCGCGCAATATCTATGCGTTGATCCTCACGCTCTATCCAGATTCCGCGGATGCCGTGTTGCGCACGGCCGAGTGCGAGCTGGCGTTGGGTGAGAACGAACGGGCGCAGGCGGCCCTGTTCGGCGCAATCGCCATCGATGCAGAAAGTGGGCAGCCAGGTCCGGTCTCGCACCGTGCGCGCGCTTTGCTCGATCTTATTTCAGTTTCACATCCGGAGTAA
- the sctB gene encoding type III secretion system translocon subunit SctB, which produces MSVSPTSPGSFGAGPVFDSELQAPAPSAQRRGGAAPVPPPVDRRGVEPGDPTLGMLPAPDLLAGGAVSRTRAALDDLDAARLGEDIYALMAVLQQASQQMRDAARIARDAEATRQTQALGDAASQMRQAASERMAGAIVAGAMQIAGGFVQLGAGLAAGLQAMGGAAAQAKGAAFSEQASTSRKVAAGLHDAPELQATVQARATQLEAQAASFGADAARSSAKSQRVSSVAQAGAAAAGGIGGLTSAAQERRAAEHEARRAELDVEAKVHETASRRADEAMQQMLDIIRGIREKLAGMEQSRSETARSVARNI; this is translated from the coding sequence ATGTCTGTTTCTCCGACTTCGCCCGGCTCTTTCGGGGCCGGCCCTGTCTTTGACTCCGAATTGCAGGCCCCGGCCCCGTCGGCGCAGCGTCGCGGCGGTGCGGCGCCTGTGCCGCCGCCCGTCGATCGGCGCGGCGTCGAGCCGGGAGATCCCACGCTGGGCATGCTGCCCGCGCCAGATTTGCTCGCGGGGGGCGCCGTCAGCCGCACCCGCGCGGCGCTCGACGATCTGGACGCCGCACGGCTCGGTGAAGACATCTACGCCTTGATGGCGGTGTTGCAACAGGCCAGTCAGCAGATGCGGGACGCCGCCCGTATCGCTCGTGATGCCGAGGCTACGCGGCAAACGCAGGCTCTCGGCGATGCGGCCAGCCAGATGCGCCAGGCGGCGAGCGAGCGCATGGCCGGAGCGATCGTGGCGGGCGCCATGCAGATAGCGGGTGGTTTCGTGCAGCTGGGGGCGGGCCTGGCAGCGGGTTTGCAGGCCATGGGTGGCGCTGCTGCGCAAGCCAAGGGCGCCGCATTCTCCGAGCAGGCCTCGACAAGCCGCAAGGTGGCGGCCGGCTTGCACGATGCCCCCGAGCTGCAGGCAACGGTGCAGGCCCGCGCAACCCAGCTCGAAGCGCAAGCGGCCTCGTTTGGTGCGGACGCGGCTCGTTCGTCGGCAAAGTCGCAGCGCGTATCGAGCGTTGCCCAGGCCGGCGCCGCAGCGGCCGGCGGTATCGGCGGCCTGACCAGCGCCGCCCAGGAACGCCGCGCCGCCGAGCACGAGGCCAGGCGCGCGGAGCTGGACGTCGAAGCGAAGGTGCATGAAACGGCCTCGCGGCGGGCCGACGAAGCCATGCAGCAGATGCTCGACATCATCCGCGGCATCAGGGAAAAGCTGGCCGGGATGGAGCAGTCCCGCAGCGAGACCGCCCGTAGCGTGGCCCGCAATATCTGA
- the sycN gene encoding type III secretion chaperone SycN has translation MNTADRALHQFGQDIGIEGLAFGPSGSASLALSNGRRLGVECVAGAALVHLAQRVERDAASVLLAAWKRAHGQRGSAASIQTSLWSEGSEDWIVAQTRLPERSLDAAALRLAVLGLTNWLDRLEA, from the coding sequence ATGAATACTGCCGATAGGGCGCTGCATCAGTTCGGCCAGGATATCGGCATCGAGGGCCTGGCATTCGGGCCGTCCGGATCGGCGTCGCTGGCGCTGTCCAACGGGCGCCGCCTGGGCGTCGAATGCGTCGCCGGCGCGGCCCTGGTCCACCTGGCCCAGCGGGTCGAGCGCGACGCCGCCTCCGTGTTGCTGGCGGCATGGAAACGGGCCCATGGGCAGCGCGGAAGCGCCGCATCCATCCAGACGTCACTCTGGTCGGAGGGCAGCGAGGACTGGATCGTCGCGCAGACACGACTGCCCGAACGCTCGCTCGACGCAGCGGCGTTGCGCCTGGCGGTGCTGGGCCTGACGAACTGGCTCGACCGCCTGGAGGCGTGA
- the bsp22 gene encoding type III secretion system needle tip complex Bsp22, with amino-acid sequence MSIDLGVSLTSQAGGLQGIDLKSMDIQTLMVYVQGRRAELLTAQMQTQAEVVQKANERMAQLNEVLSALSRAKAEFPPNPKPGDTIPGWDSQKISRIEVPLNDALRAAGLTGMFEARDGRVTGPDGRGTQVVNGTGVMAGSTTYKELESAYTTVKGMLDTASNTQQMDMIRLQAASNKRNEAFEVMTNTEKRRSDLNSSITSNMR; translated from the coding sequence ATGAGCATTGATCTCGGAGTTTCACTCACGTCGCAGGCCGGCGGCCTGCAAGGCATCGACCTCAAGAGCATGGATATCCAGACTCTCATGGTGTATGTGCAGGGTCGTCGCGCCGAACTCCTCACGGCTCAAATGCAGACCCAGGCCGAAGTGGTGCAGAAGGCCAATGAACGCATGGCGCAGCTCAACGAGGTCCTGTCCGCGCTGTCCCGGGCCAAGGCCGAGTTTCCGCCCAATCCGAAGCCGGGCGACACCATCCCGGGCTGGGACAGCCAGAAGATCAGCCGGATCGAGGTTCCTCTCAATGATGCGCTGCGTGCCGCCGGCCTGACGGGCATGTTCGAAGCGCGCGATGGCCGGGTGACCGGCCCCGACGGCCGGGGTACGCAGGTCGTGAACGGCACGGGCGTCATGGCCGGTTCCACGACCTATAAGGAACTCGAAAGTGCCTACACCACCGTAAAGGGGATGCTGGATACGGCGTCCAATACGCAACAGATGGACATGATCAGGCTGCAGGCCGCCAGCAACAAGCGCAACGAGGCTTTCGAGGTCATGACCAACACCGAGAAGCGGCGCAGCGACTTGAACAGCTCCATCACCAGCAACATGCGCTAA
- the bscD gene encoding SctD family type III secretion system inner membrane ring subunit BscD, producing the protein MTTALEFRVLSGAQCMARCPAVHGARVGANPHCDIVLTGEDMPEVAGWLEIDQSGWRLAGAVTPGLDAQAPCPPAAFNEPVELGAAWITVAAPSAPWPAPPEPCGPDGSDTALHDVPGSTSPPSVAALMPRRRAGRPWLALGAAAAVLLVGLATALVSVTTPATPPAAPPPTPTAPLVRAAALIDSLGLTEQLQAAYGRGGVLTVTGWVHDETEFARVARALAQLAPRPAMQVSRQDEARALACDVLATFGVRYMARPYGNGRLAISGIASDAHERAAALHAVRMRLPGMTILGRDVRLADEVSAQFAAQLADERLDGVKLSWHADRLDADPGGLAAGRMARLRELVAAFNQRNYDVVRLPATAARATRDHVPFEIRSVVSGPQPYLMLADGSRLLVGGLRDQYRLTAIESGRLVFDGPEPVIVTR; encoded by the coding sequence ATGACGACGGCGCTGGAATTCCGCGTGCTTTCAGGCGCACAGTGCATGGCGCGCTGCCCGGCCGTGCATGGCGCGCGCGTGGGCGCCAATCCGCATTGCGATATCGTCCTGACCGGCGAGGACATGCCCGAAGTGGCGGGATGGCTGGAGATCGACCAGTCCGGCTGGCGGTTGGCCGGCGCCGTGACGCCCGGCCTGGACGCCCAGGCGCCGTGTCCGCCCGCGGCCTTCAACGAACCCGTAGAGCTGGGAGCCGCCTGGATCACCGTGGCCGCCCCTTCCGCGCCGTGGCCCGCGCCGCCGGAGCCGTGCGGCCCGGACGGCAGCGACACAGCCTTGCACGACGTCCCTGGCTCGACAAGCCCGCCGTCCGTCGCTGCCCTCATGCCGCGCCGACGTGCAGGACGGCCCTGGCTGGCGCTGGGCGCGGCCGCGGCCGTCCTGCTGGTCGGCCTGGCCACGGCGCTGGTTTCCGTGACCACACCCGCCACGCCGCCGGCCGCGCCGCCCCCAACGCCCACCGCGCCGCTGGTCCGCGCCGCGGCGCTCATCGACAGCCTGGGCCTTACCGAGCAATTACAAGCGGCCTACGGCCGTGGCGGCGTGCTCACCGTGACCGGATGGGTGCACGACGAGACGGAATTCGCTCGGGTCGCCAGGGCGTTGGCGCAACTTGCGCCACGGCCTGCCATGCAGGTAAGCAGGCAGGACGAGGCCAGGGCCCTGGCCTGCGATGTCCTGGCGACATTCGGGGTGCGCTACATGGCGCGCCCGTACGGCAATGGCCGCCTGGCGATCTCGGGCATCGCCAGCGATGCGCACGAACGCGCCGCGGCGCTGCATGCGGTGCGCATGCGCCTGCCGGGCATGACGATCCTCGGTCGCGATGTACGCCTGGCCGACGAGGTCTCGGCCCAGTTCGCGGCCCAGCTGGCCGACGAACGCCTCGACGGCGTCAAGCTCAGCTGGCACGCCGACCGCCTGGACGCAGATCCCGGCGGATTGGCGGCAGGCCGCATGGCGCGCCTGCGCGAGCTGGTGGCCGCGTTCAACCAGCGCAACTACGACGTCGTCCGGCTGCCGGCCACCGCCGCGCGCGCGACGCGGGATCACGTGCCGTTCGAGATACGCAGTGTCGTGAGCGGCCCGCAACCGTACCTGATGCTGGCCGATGGCAGCCGCCTCCTGGTGGGCGGACTGCGGGACCAGTATCGCCTTACCGCCATCGAATCCGGCCGCCTGGTCTTCGATGGTCCCGAACCGGTCATCGTGACGCGATGA
- the bcrD gene encoding SctV family type III secretion system export apparatus subunit BcrD, translating to MTSKKSIRRLQRAVALATSRNDIVLAVLIVAIVFMMILPLPTTLVDVLIGANMTLSAVLLMVAMYLPSPLAFSSFPSVLLVTTLFRLGISIATTRLILLQGDAGHIIETFGNFVVGGNLIVGLVVFLILTIVQFVVITKGAERVAEVAARFSLDAMPGKQMSIDADLRAGTIDMDEARRRRRTVEKESQLYGAMDGAMKFVKGDAIAGLIIVAVNLLGGMLVGVLQRGLSAGEAVQTYAILTIGDGLIAQIPALFIAICAGIIVTRVQTGDGPSNVGTDIGAQVLAQPRALVIAGAISAGLGLIPGMPTLVFFALAAAVGTIGFVLLRASQRPPEGAEPALAGMAADGQPRTRAPADGQAEFAPTVPLIIDVAARLQPRFEPATLTDDLLQIRRALYFDLGVPFPGIQLRFTEALAANTYTIVLSEIPVAQGMLRDDAVLVRDTEQNLQALRIAYETGAAFLPDTPTIWVAASLTGALRDAGIPYLGISQILTWHLAYVLKKYSTDFIGIQETRFLLSAMEERFPDLVKECLRVMPVQKIAEILQRLVSEEVSIRNLRAVLEALVEWGQKEKDTVLLTEYVRIALKRYISHKYTSGHNILPAYLLAPKVEETVRAAIRQTAAGSYLALDPDTTRRLVEHIRQCVGDLAAGASRPVLLTSMDIRRYTRKMIEADLYALPVLSYQELTPEINVQPLGRVDL from the coding sequence ATGACGAGCAAGAAATCCATTCGCCGCCTGCAACGCGCGGTGGCGCTGGCCACCAGCCGCAACGACATCGTACTGGCCGTGCTCATCGTGGCGATCGTCTTCATGATGATCCTGCCGTTGCCCACAACGCTGGTCGACGTGCTGATCGGTGCGAACATGACGCTGTCGGCAGTCCTGCTGATGGTCGCGATGTACCTGCCTTCGCCCCTGGCGTTTTCCTCGTTCCCTTCGGTCCTGCTGGTCACCACGCTGTTCCGGCTGGGCATCTCCATCGCGACCACGCGGCTGATCCTGCTGCAAGGCGATGCCGGCCACATCATCGAGACCTTCGGCAACTTCGTGGTGGGCGGCAACCTGATCGTCGGCCTGGTGGTTTTCCTCATCCTCACGATCGTGCAGTTCGTGGTCATCACCAAAGGCGCGGAGCGGGTGGCCGAAGTCGCCGCGCGCTTCTCGCTGGACGCCATGCCCGGCAAGCAGATGTCCATCGACGCGGACTTGCGCGCGGGCACCATAGACATGGACGAAGCCCGACGCCGACGCCGTACGGTCGAGAAGGAAAGCCAACTGTATGGCGCCATGGACGGCGCGATGAAGTTCGTCAAGGGCGATGCCATCGCCGGCCTGATCATCGTTGCCGTCAACCTGCTTGGCGGCATGCTGGTCGGCGTGCTGCAGCGCGGCCTGAGCGCCGGCGAGGCCGTGCAGACATATGCCATCCTGACCATAGGCGACGGGCTCATCGCGCAGATCCCGGCGCTGTTCATCGCCATCTGCGCCGGAATCATCGTGACGCGGGTGCAGACCGGGGATGGCCCCTCCAACGTAGGCACCGACATCGGCGCACAAGTGCTGGCGCAGCCTCGCGCCCTGGTCATTGCCGGCGCGATCTCGGCAGGCCTGGGCCTCATTCCCGGCATGCCCACGCTGGTCTTCTTCGCCCTGGCCGCCGCGGTGGGCACCATCGGTTTCGTACTGCTGCGCGCATCCCAGCGTCCGCCCGAAGGCGCCGAGCCCGCGCTCGCCGGCATGGCTGCCGACGGCCAGCCCCGCACCCGCGCGCCGGCGGATGGGCAGGCGGAATTCGCCCCCACCGTCCCGCTGATCATCGACGTAGCCGCGCGGCTGCAGCCCCGGTTCGAGCCGGCCACCCTCACCGACGATCTGCTGCAGATCCGGCGGGCGCTCTATTTCGACCTGGGCGTGCCGTTTCCCGGCATCCAGTTGCGCTTCACCGAAGCGCTGGCCGCCAATACCTACACCATCGTGCTGTCGGAGATCCCGGTGGCGCAAGGAATGTTGCGCGACGATGCCGTGCTGGTGCGGGACACCGAGCAGAACCTGCAGGCCCTGCGGATCGCATACGAAACGGGCGCGGCCTTTCTGCCCGATACGCCCACGATCTGGGTTGCGGCCAGTCTGACCGGCGCCTTGCGCGATGCAGGTATTCCTTACCTGGGTATCAGCCAGATCCTGACTTGGCACTTGGCATATGTATTGAAAAAATATTCAACCGATTTCATCGGCATCCAGGAAACCCGGTTTCTGCTTTCGGCCATGGAAGAACGATTTCCCGATCTGGTCAAGGAGTGCCTGCGCGTCATGCCGGTGCAGAAGATTGCCGAAATCCTGCAGCGCCTTGTTTCCGAAGAAGTGTCGATACGCAACCTGCGCGCCGTCCTGGAAGCGCTGGTCGAATGGGGCCAGAAGGAAAAGGATACCGTCCTGCTTACGGAGTATGTCCGAATCGCACTCAAGCGCTATATCAGCCACAAGTACACCAGCGGCCACAATATCCTGCCCGCCTACCTGCTGGCCCCCAAGGTCGAGGAAACCGTGCGCGCCGCCATCCGGCAGACCGCCGCCGGCAGTTATCTCGCCCTCGATCCGGACACGACACGCCGGCTGGTCGAGCACATCCGTCAATGTGTCGGCGATCTGGCCGCCGGCGCGAGCCGTCCCGTCTTGCTGACGTCGATGGACATCCGGCGCTACACGCGCAAGATGATAGAAGCCGATCTCTACGCCCTGCCGGTGCTGTCCTACCAGGAACTGACGCCGGAGATCAATGTACAGCCCCTGGGCAGGGTGGATCTATGA
- a CDS encoding CesT family type III secretion system chaperone, protein MRPTQARLAMTDTAYHQLIADFGRLIGIDSLNPGAGGLCQLIFEPCAPVFIAPVHARTEIMISCVLGTADAANPASMARANFMQAGSGVVACIGGDGLFYLQQAIPLSRATPAILLDHCERLLQEASRWRVGDHDGCATSAPNIAALTRGV, encoded by the coding sequence TTGCGCCCGACGCAGGCTCGCCTCGCCATGACCGACACGGCATACCACCAACTCATCGCCGATTTCGGCCGCCTCATCGGCATCGACTCGCTCAACCCCGGTGCCGGCGGCCTGTGTCAGTTGATTTTCGAACCGTGCGCACCGGTCTTCATCGCACCGGTGCACGCCCGGACGGAAATCATGATTTCCTGCGTGCTGGGCACGGCGGACGCGGCCAACCCGGCAAGCATGGCCCGAGCCAACTTCATGCAGGCCGGCAGCGGCGTCGTGGCCTGCATCGGCGGCGATGGGTTGTTCTATCTGCAGCAGGCCATACCCCTGTCGCGCGCCACGCCCGCAATCCTGCTCGATCACTGTGAGCGTCTGCTGCAGGAAGCCTCGCGCTGGCGCGTCGGCGACCACGACGGCTGCGCCACCTCGGCCCCGAATATCGCCGCGCTGACGCGCGGCGTCTAG
- the bscF gene encoding type III secretion system protein BscF, which translates to MAINLGGDAGRVTMQSVNQAVNTRLNAHERDLRSRLEALSARGDGAVSTSDLLIVQQEMQSWVVMIDLQSTVVKQVADSLKGVIQKAS; encoded by the coding sequence ATGGCCATTAACCTGGGAGGCGACGCAGGCCGAGTGACCATGCAGAGCGTCAACCAGGCGGTCAATACGCGGCTGAACGCTCACGAACGCGACCTGCGCAGCCGCCTGGAGGCGCTCAGCGCGCGCGGAGACGGCGCGGTCAGCACGTCCGACCTGCTGATCGTGCAACAGGAAATGCAATCGTGGGTCGTGATGATCGATCTACAGAGCACGGTGGTCAAGCAGGTCGCGGATTCGCTCAAGGGCGTCATACAGAAGGCGAGTTGA